In Myxocyprinus asiaticus isolate MX2 ecotype Aquarium Trade chromosome 16, UBuf_Myxa_2, whole genome shotgun sequence, a single window of DNA contains:
- the LOC127454241 gene encoding endoplasmic reticulum resident protein 44-like, with amino-acid sequence MRRRWCREPGQIQQQRNLNQHHYTMKLSSFIPASELHYFTLLLVTGLYTPGRGEITSLDAGNIDDILNNAGVALVNFYADWCRFSQMLHPIFEEASNIVREEYPDTTQVVFARVDCDQHSDIAQRYRISKYPTLKLFRNGMMMKREYRGQRSVTAIADFIRQQKVDPIKQMENLEEISTLDRSKRTIIGYFEQKDSDNYRTYEKVANILRDDCVFLAAFGEVSRPERFSGDNIIYKPIGENAPDMVYMGSLINFDLSYAWTQDKCVPLVREITFENGEELTEEGIPFLILFHQKDDTESLEKFQHEVARQLISEKGSINFLHADCDKFRHPLLHIQKTPADCPVIAIDSFRHMYVFPEFSDLAVPGKLRQFVLDLHSGKLHREFHHGPDPTDSTPGQEETGEVASNPPESSFQKLAPSETRYTILRDRDEL; translated from the exons GTAACGGGTCTGTATACTCCTGGGCGAGGAGAGATAACCAGTCTGGATGCAGGGAACATCGATGACATCCTTA ACAATGCTGGGGTGGCTCTAGTCAATTTCTATGCAGACTG GTGTCGATTTAGTCAGATGCTCCACCCCATCTTTGAGGAGGCGTCGAATATAGTGCGAGAGGAATATCCAGACACTACGCAGGTGGTGTTCGCCCGTGTGGACTGCGACCAGCACT CTGATATAGCACAGCGCTACAGGATAAGCAAATACCCCACACTGAAGCTGTTCAGGAATGGGATGATGATGAAGCGAGAATacagaggtcaaaggtcagtGACCGCCATCGCTGATTTCATCCGTCAGCAGAAAGTGGATCCAATCAAACAGATGGAGAATCTTGAAGAGATAAGCACTTTAGAT AGGAGTAAACGCACCATTATTGGTTACTTTGAGCAAAAGGACTCAGATAACTACCGTACTTATGAGAAAGTGGCCAACATCCTGAGGGATGACTGTGTTTTCCTGGCAGCTTTTGG AGAGGTGTCTAGGCCCGAGAGGTTCAGTGGTGATAATATTATCTATAAGCCAATAGGAGAGAATGCTCCTGACATGGTTTACATGGGCTCACTCATAAACTTTGACCTCAGCTATGCCTGGACACAGGACAAGTGTGTGCCCCTAGTCCGAGAAATCACCTTTGAAAATGGAGAG GAACTGACGGAGGAAGGCATCCCATTCCTGATCCTCTTCCATCAGAAGGATGACACAGAGAGTCTGGAGAAGTTCCAGCATGAAGTGGCTCGCCAGCTTATCAGTGAAAAGG gttctATAAATTTTCTTCATGCTGATTGTGATAAGTTCAGACATCCTCTGCTACACATTCAGAAGACCCCTGCTGACTGCCCTGTAATTGCCATTGATAGTTTCCGCCATATGTATGTCTTCCCAGAGTTTAGTGACCTTGC GGTTCCAGGAAAGCTAAGGCAGTTTGTATTGGACCTGCACTCAGGAAAGTTGCACAGGGAGTTCCATCATGGGCCCGACCCCACAGACAGCACTCCAGgacag GAGGAGACTGGAGAGGTGGCCAGTAATCCCCCAGAGAGTTCTTTCCAGAAGTTAGCCCCCAGTGAGACACGCTACACCATCCTCAGGGACCGGGACGAGCTGTGA